A stretch of the Gossypium hirsutum isolate 1008001.06 chromosome D07, Gossypium_hirsutum_v2.1, whole genome shotgun sequence genome encodes the following:
- the LOC107945939 gene encoding VQ motif-containing protein 22, whose product MSSPTDWSHFYYQNLSNQEQVSFDEQGHDATVVATVTATSSGGHLSPEGRVGKPARKRSRASRRTPTTLLNTDPTNFRAMVQQFTGGPSAVRFASDSVHLGGQDFGFGLRQPNAINPGSLTVPPAGFQLQQQQQLQLMQHQNQAYMFSRLGGNNPRLDMEHGSEPFVAEGGSSQVPPSRTGSSNENTSNTSFMF is encoded by the coding sequence ATGTCAAGTCCCACTGATTGGTCTCATTTTTACTACCAAAATCTTTCCAACCAAGAACAAGTATCATTCGACGAACAAGGCCACGACGCCACCGTCGTTGCCACCGTGACAGCCACTTCAAGCGGTGGTCATTTGAGTCCTGAAGGCCGAGTTGGGAAACCAGCTCGGAAACGATCAAGGGCTTCAAGGCGAACCCCTACGACTTTGCTTAACACCGACCCGACGAATTTCCGAGCCATGGTTCAACAGTTCACCGGCGGTCCGAGCGCAGTACGCTTTGCATCGGACTCGGTTCACCTTGGTGGACAGGATTTCGGGTTCGGTTTACGTCAACCGAATGCTATTAACCCCGGTTCTCTTACAGTTCCTCCGGCCGGGTTTCAgctacaacaacaacaacagctTCAATTAATGCAACATCAAAACCAGGCGTACATGTTTTCAAGACTTGGGGGGAATAATCCTAGACTGGACATGGAACATGGGTCTGAACCGTTCGTTGCAGAGGGTGGTTCATCGCAGGTTCCTCCTTCTAGAACCGGTTCCTCTAATGAGAACACGAGTAACACTTCATTCATGTTTTGA